In the Hordeum vulgare subsp. vulgare chromosome 7H, MorexV3_pseudomolecules_assembly, whole genome shotgun sequence genome, one interval contains:
- the LOC123409146 gene encoding auxin-responsive protein SAUR32-like codes for MKEGGQKKNILAKTLQKCRSLGHRRQPAASGSRGAGSSASASASPRAADGRAGWAVPAGYFAVMVGPEKERFAVRARCANHPLFRALLDEAETEYGFADCVGPLELPCAVDDFMEVMWEIEQAGGVASPRCSRFAGWGHHHHQQYHGYHMLSPGTFLVAGLW; via the coding sequence ATGAAGGAAGGGGGTCAGAAGAAGAACATCCTGGCCAAGACGCTCCAGAAGTGCCGGTCGTTGGGCCACCGGAGGCAGCCGGCAGCCTCCGGCAGTCGGGGCGCTGGCAGCAGCGCCAGTGCCTCGGCGTCCCCACGTGCGGCCGATGGCAGGGCGGGGTGGGCCGTGCCCGCGGGGTACTTCGCCGTGATGGTGGGGCCAGAGAAGGAGCGGTTCGCGGTGCGCGCCAGGTGCGCAAACCACCCCCTATTCCGGGCGCTGCTGGACGAAGCCGAGACGGAGTACGGTTTCGCCGATTGTGTCGGCCCGCTCGAGCTGCCCTGCGCCGTGGATGATTTCATGGAGGTTATGTGGGAGATTGAGCAGGCGGGCGGCGTCGCGTCGCCCAGATGCTCTCGCTTCGCCGGCTGgggccaccaccaccatcaacagTACCACGGGTACCACATGTTGAGTCCGGGGACGTTCCTCGTCGCCGGCCTATGGTGA